In Polyodon spathula isolate WHYD16114869_AA chromosome 47, ASM1765450v1, whole genome shotgun sequence, a single window of DNA contains:
- the LOC121306289 gene encoding LOW QUALITY PROTEIN: girdin-like (The sequence of the model RefSeq protein was modified relative to this genomic sequence to represent the inferred CDS: deleted 1 base in 1 codon; substituted 1 base at 1 genomic stop codon) has protein sequence MFPVAMGDGFAGVLGEFLSSALVTWVRTFEPLVEGGGELSPSYLEVNSDSHDALGQYLWLLDGVFLNRVLRLIDPNPKAERVYRNESSDEVLRVQNLSILTRHLRHYYQEDLQQLLLIPLPNVAVLGREPLTGTTCDLQCERKNEFIEQIQMLDIETQAAIATYIQEITLDQHKVLSLQLCDPTELSRAAVQNLFQNLTLQLQSLARERDAQLERVSELMQDNRMLQTQRGPPLSPLTPSRDDSLVLYGSGSGEARQNLTVQLADSKARLRALRQELSAGLPFQNRELLSEARLARRYRDELDCVRERASRAERLQSEVAGYREKLQGMELYRGKLEEERAYSQSLLQTKALLEEQLAAARSRGERQRELERDNLLLQQRSRDLETERDAERQRVDELLEENLALEAELKHRLAETPPTWGKEPERDAWLEGAPLSLSVPSLPSLPLSPLSSAPQPLSVEVEHFLSCNRLLGVERENQELRRRLGDLEGALESKEHTDQVRHTQRPGEREKGSEELQREERDREREAGRRRELEAENMRLRKAEARLKEARREVESLQSERAQLDEEISXLRSLVEMHKLEGAVLGQLETEKEELERERDQLRRSLESMKSQASKAEQLEPLCQSLRCEVERLERSLVTGRRRAEELELEVEEGERERHGLSRELGEARQALLSLEQGRAGLEEELERQGRERRQLEKEARRLKQESQVAEAALEESQLRVIELEQQQRLLSADLSQVKDSVSQLRDLERENRELIQQGVEMRGSLTCLREELVSEKVRSQELTNQVERLGRELEKAELSQERRGLEQQQNEESFKLLEKRLESSLKETLRVREEQISTLRDQKEALTSQNQQLQEETHRLKALIGVSERVAASQSEPQNSSTPKNNNNTGPQIDWDPQDSSTPKNNTGSQITDRDPQNKEEPQTSRDPQIYSDRLSDRLIEVERQNASLLAEKLSLSSRLCESEARGGRLHDQLEALQRHFLSVQDKSAALQALNTRLQVENSALSSQHASLLAQCAQSEARVAMLEGEGRRLAAEREEARSCLEGLRRDHGKLAVLHERQEEELEGLARKHSELKGTFRALELRHRELEGRHSQFMERKSQLEELETSLKAEQERLEKEGRKHRQTEDELGRVKEEYKRLSQLHQEALRVQGELQAAHGGLRSELAGLLLERTRLEGELSAQREQNQRLDIDNTKLGNQCELLAQLKGNLEEENRHLLDQNQGLSRENRDLLERTMESKDQHHQEQRESMDKLNELRREKQKLVEKIMDQYRVLEPSPANKTKKGNWIADRMKKLIKPRKDVSRAHFIAGGGSAETPSQPTPLQEEPQQGAVPNPARVILGPFPLAPSPSALRKTTSSCSVFQEGGQSPARRPRVSCRYGRGASQSFSPGDMRPSPRDRFRRRAAGMWGTIEEDSSDPGDSSRGVSEGSPGSACNPDPPSASTEDLRSPLANDKTPLSEKSSM, from the exons ATGTTTCCAGTAGCGATGGGAGATGGTTTTGCTGGAGTTCTGGGTGAATTCTTATCCAGCGCGCTGGTCACCTGG GTCAGGACCTTCGAGCCCCTGGTGGAGGGGGGGGGCGAGCTGTCGCCTTCGTACCTGGAAGTGAACTCTGACTCCCACGATGCACTGGGGCAGTACCTGTGGCTCCTGGACGGGGTGTTTCTGAACAGGGTCCTGCGGCTCAT AGACCCAAACCCGAAGGCAGAGCGGGTCTATCGTAATGAGAGCAGCGACGAGGTCCTGCGGGTCCAGAACCTGTCCATCCTGACCCGCCACCTGCGCCACTACTACCAG GAGGATCTCCAGCAGCTGCTTCTGATTCCTCTGCCTAACGTTGCTGTGCTGGGGAGAGAACCCTTGACAGGtaccaca TGTGATTTGCAGTGCGAAAGGAAAAATGAGTTTATTGAGCAGATTCAGATGCTGGACATAGAGACACAGGCAGCCATCGCCACCTACATTCAGGAG ATTACTCTGGACCAGCACAAGGTTCTGTCTCTGCAGCTGTGCGACCCGACTGAGCTGAGCCGGGCCGCCGTGCAGAACCTCTTCCAGAACCTGACCCTGCAGCTCCAGAGCCTGGCGAGGGAGCGCGACGCACAGCTGGAG AGGGTCTCGGAGCTCATGCAGGATAACCGGATGCTGCAGACCCAGCGTGggccccccctctcccccctgaCGCCCTCTCGAGACGACTCCCTGGTTCTGTACGGTTCTGGTTCTGGAGAAGCCCGGCAGAACCTCACGGTGCAGCTAGCGGACAGCAAGGCCAGACTCCGAGCGCTCCGGCAGGAACT TTCTGCTGGCCTCCCCTTTCAGAACCGGGAGCTGCTCAGTGAGGCCCGGCTGGCCCGCCGGTACCGAGACGAGCTGGACTGTGTGAGGGAGCGAGCGAGCCGGGCCGAGAGGCTGCAGAGTGAAGTGGCCGGATACCGAGAGAAACTGCAGGGGATGGAGCTGTACCGAGGGAAGCTGGAG gAGGAGAGGGCGtactcccagtccctgctccagACGAAGGCTCTCCTGGAGGAGCAGCTGGCTGCAGCAAGGAGCCGcggtgagagacagagagaactgGAGAGAGACAACCTGCTACTGCAACAGAGGAGCCGGGACCTGGAGACg GAGCGCGATGCTGAGAGGCAGCGGGTGGACGAGCTGCTGGAGGAGAACCTCGCCCTGGAGGCAGAGCTTAAACACAGGCTGGCAGAGACCCCGCCCACCTGGGGGAAGGAGCCCGAAAGGGATGCGTGGCTTGAGGGAG cccctctctctctctctgttccctctctcccctctctccccctctctcctctctcctcagccCCCCAGCCCCTCAGTGTAGAGGTGGAGCATTTCCTCTCCTGCAATCGGCTGCtgggagtggagagagagaacCAGGAGCTGCGCAGGAGGCTGGGAGACCTGGAGGGGGCGCTAGAGAGCAAGGAGCACACAGAccaggtgagacacacacagagaccag gagagagggagaagggaagTGAGGAActtcagagagaggagaga gacagggagagggaggcagggaggcggAGAGAGCTGGAGGCTGAGAACATGAGGCTGAGGAAGGCAGAGGCGAGACTGAAGGAGGCACGGAGGGAAGTggag TCTCTGCAGTCGGAGCGAGCCCAGCTGGATGAGGAG ATTTCCTAGTTGCGCAGTCTGGTGGAGATGCACAAACTGGAGGGGGCTGTACTGGGGCAACTGGAAACCGAGAAAGAGGAACTGGAGCGAGAGCGAGACCAGCTGAGGAGGAGCTTGGAGAGCATGAAGagccagg CCTCGAAGGCAGAGCAGTTGGAGCCGCTGTGCCAGTCTCTGCGCTGCGAGGTGGAGAGGCTGGAGCGCTCCCTGGTGACTGGGAGGAGGAGAGcggaggagctggagctggaggtggaggagggggagagggagaggcacgGGCTGAGCAGGGAGCTGGGCGAGGCCAGGCAGGCCCTCCTGAGCCTGGAGCAGGGCAGGGCGGGgctggaggaggagctggagaggcAGGGCAGGGAGCGGCGGCAGCTGGAGAAAGAGGCACGGAGGCTGAAGCAGGAGAGTCAGGTGGCAGAGGCAGCCCTGGAGGAGAGCCAGCTGAGAGTAATAGAGCTGGAGCAGCAGCAacg GCTCCTCTCTGCAGATCTGTCCCAGGTAAAGGACTCTGTGTCTCAGCTCCGGGACCTGGAGAGAGAGAACAGGGAGCTGATCCAGCAGGGAGTGGAGATGAGGGGCAGCCTGACCTGTCTCAGAGAG GAGCTGGTGAGTGAGAAGGTGCGGTCTCAGGAACTGACTAATCAGGTGGAGAGGCTGGGCAGAGAGCTGGAGAAGGCGGAGCTTAGCCAGGAGAGGAGGGGCCTGGAGCAGCAGCAAAatgaggagag tttCAAGCTCCTGGAGAAGCGACTCGAATCCTCCTTAAAAGAGACACTGCGAGTCAGGGAGGAGCAGATCAGCACCCTGAGAGACCAGAAGGAGGCGCTCACAAGCCAGAACCAGCAACtgcaagaagagacacacagg TTGAAGGCTCTTATTGGGGTGTCAGAGAGAGTCGCAGCCAGCCAGAGCGAACCCCAAAATAGCAgcaccccaaaaaacaacaacaacacaggacCGCAAATTGACTGGGACCCCCAAGATTCCAGCACCCCAAAAAACAACACGGGATCCCAGATCACCGACCGTGACCCCCAAAACAAGGAGGAGCCTCAAACCAGCAGGGACCCCCAAATCTACTCAGACCGTCTGAGTGACAGACTGATTGAGGTGGAGAGACAG aaTGCCTCCCTGCTGGCGGAGAAGCTCTCCCTCTCCTCGCGGTTGTGTGAGAGCGAGGCTCGGGGGGGCAGGCTGCACGACCAGCTGGAGGCGCTGCAGAGACACTTCCTGAGCGTGCAGGACAAGAGCGCTGCCCTGCAGGCTCTCAACACGCGACTGCAG GTAGAGAACTCGGCCCTTTCCTCCCAGCATGCCTCTCTCTTGGCGCAGTGCGCTCAGAGCGAGGCTCGGGTGGCGATGCTGGAGGGCGAGGGGCGGCGCCTGGCGGCAGAGCGGGAGGAAGCGAGGTCGTGCCTGGAGGGCCTCCGCAGGGACCACGGCAAGCTGGCCGTGCTTCACGAGAGGcaggaggaggagctggaggggCTGGCGCGCAAACACAGCGAGCTGAAAGGAACCTTCCGGGCGCTGGAGCTCAGGCACCGCGAGCTGGAGGGAAG GCACTCCCAGTTCATGGAGCGGAAATCCCAGTTGGAGGAACTGGAAACCAGTCTGAAGGCGGAGCAGGAGCGACTGGAGAAGGAGGGAAGGAAACACAGACAGACGGAGGACGAGTTGGGAAGAGTGAAGGAGGAGTACAAGAG gCTGTCCCAGCTCCACCAGGAGGCTCTGAGGGTGCAGGGGGAGCTGCAGGCAGCGCATGGGGGGCTGAGGAGCGAACTGGCAGGGCTGCTGCTGGAGAGGACCAGGCTGGAGGGGGAACTGAGCGCCCAGAGAGAGCAGAACCAGCGCCTGGATATCGACAACACCAAGCTGGGCAACCAGTGTgag CTGCTGGCCCAGTTGAAAGGGAACCTGGAGGAAGAGAACCGGCACCTTCTGGATCAGAACCAGGGACTGAGCCGAGAGAACCGGGACCTGCTGGAGAGAACCATGGAGAGCAAAGACCAGCATCACCAGGAACAGAGAGAGTCCAt ggacAAGTTGAACGAGCTTCGCAGGGAGAAACAGAAGCTGGTGGAGAAAATAATGGATCAATACCGAGTGCTGGAGCCGAGCCCAGCCAACAAAACCAA GAAGGGTAACTGGATCGCAGACCGGATGAAGAAATTGATCAAACCCCGAAAGGATGTGAGCCGCGCCCACTTCATCGCTGGGGGGGGCAGCGCGGAGACCCCGAGCCAGCCGACACCCCTCCAGGAGGAACCCCAACAGGGGGCGGTCCCCAACCCCGCCAGGGTCATACTGG GCCCGTTCCCGCTCGCCCCCTCCCCCTCGGCCCTGCGCAAGACGACCAGCTCCTGCAGTGTGTTCCAGGAGGGGGGGCAGAGCCCCGCACGCCGGCCCAGAGTCAGCTGTCGGTACGGGAGGGGAGCGTCTCAGTCCTTCAGCCCTGGAGACATGCGTCCCAGCCCCCGGGACAGGTTCCGCCGGAGAGCCGCGGGGATGTGGGGGACCATCGAGGAGGACAGCAGTGACCCTGGGGACAGCAGCAGag GTGTCAGTGAGGGTTCCCCTGGCAGTGCTTGTAATCCGGACCCCCCCAGCGCCAGCACGGAAG ATCTCCGGTCCCCGCTCGCCAACGACAAGACACCGCTATCGGAGAAGAGCAGCAtgtga